One window of Camelus dromedarius isolate mCamDro1 chromosome 18, mCamDro1.pat, whole genome shotgun sequence genomic DNA carries:
- the CABLES2 gene encoding CDK5 and ABL1 enzyme substrate 2 isoform X2: MRQYDTKSSRIVLICAKRSLCAAFSVLPYGEGLRVSDLRGDSQKQRHPSGGISVSSEMVFQLEGVELGADGKVVSYAKFLYPTNALVTLKPDSHGPPPPPRPSVPRTLPGSRCKPAPALATPAGPELGSLRALTMQGTDAGDTLEYNPDLLDDPQWPCGKHKRVLIFASYMTTVIEYVKPSDLKKDMNETFREKFPHIKLTLSKIRSLKREMRNLSEECGLEPVTVSMAYVYFEKLVLQGKLNKQTRKLCAGACVLLAAKISSDLRRNDVKQLIDKLEERFRFNRRDLIGFEFTVLVALELALYLPESQVLPHYRRLTQQF; the protein is encoded by the exons ATGAGGCAGTACGACACCAAGAGCAGCAG GATCGTGCTGATCTGTGCCAAGAGGTCCCTGTGTGCGGCCTTCTCAGTTCTGCCGTATGGAGAAGGCCTGCGGGTCAG TGACCTGCGGGGGGACAGCCAGAAGCAGAGGCATCCGTCCGGCGGCATTTCCGTGTCTTCAGAGATGGTGTTTCAGTTGGAAGGTGTCGAGCTGGGAGCGGACGGAAAG GTTGTGTCTTACGCCAAGTTCCTGTACCCCACCAATGCCCTGGTGACACTCAAGCCGGACAGCCATGGCCCGCCGCCTCCACCCCGGCCCAGCGTCCCCCGCACTCTGCCGGGGTCAAGATGTAaaccagcccctgccctggcaaCACCAGCCGGCCCGGAACTAGGTAGCCTGAGAGCCCTGACCATGCAGG GGACTGACGCAGGGGATACCCTAGAGTACAACCCCGACCTCCTGGATGATCCTCAGTGGCCCTGCGGCAAGCACAAGCGTGTCCTCATCTTCGCGTCCTACATG ACCACGGTGATAGAGTACGTGAAACCCTCCGACCTCAAGAAGGATATGAACGAGACCTTCCGGGAGAAGTTCCCACACATCAAGCTGACGCTGAGCAAAATCAGGAG TTTAAAACGAGAAATGCGGAACCTGTCTGAGGAGTGTGGCTTGGAGCCCGTGACGGTGTCCATGGCCTACGTGTACTTCGAGAAGCTGGTCCTGCAGGGCAAGCTCAACAAGCAGACCCGCAAGCTGTGCGCGGGCGCCTGCGTGCTGCTGGCCGCCAAGATCAGCAGCGACCTGCGCAGGAACGACGTGAAGCAGCTCATCGAC AAGTTGGAAGAGAGGTTTCGATTCAACAGACGGGACCTCATCGGGTTTGAGTTCACCGTGCTCGTGGCCTTGGAACTCGCTCTGTACCTTCCCGAGAGCCAGGTGTTGCCTCATTACCGACGCCTCACGCAGCAGTTCTAG
- the RPS21 gene encoding small ribosomal subunit protein eS21 isoform X1 — MQNDAGEFVDLYVPRKCSASNRIIGAKDHASIQMNVAEVDKVTGRFNGQFKTYAICGAIRRMGESDDSILRLAKADGIVSKNF; from the exons ATGCAGAACGACGCCGGCGAGTTCGTGGACCTGTACGTTCCCCGGAAATG CTCCGCCAGCAATCGCATCATCGGCGCCAAGGACCACGCGTCCATCCAGATGAACGTGGCCGAG GTTGACAAGGTGACAGGAAGGTTCAACGGTCAGTTTAAAACCTATGCTATCTGCGGGGCCATTCGCAGGATG GGCGAGTCGGATGACTCCATTCTCCGACTGGCCAAGGCCGACGGCATTGTTTCAAA GAATTTCTGA
- the RPS21 gene encoding small ribosomal subunit protein eS21 isoform X2 translates to MQNDAGEFVDLYVPRKCSASNRIIGAKDHASIQMNVAEVDKVTGRFNGQFKTYAICGAIRRMEFLRLERIMDVGCLS, encoded by the exons ATGCAGAACGACGCCGGCGAGTTCGTGGACCTGTACGTTCCCCGGAAATG CTCCGCCAGCAATCGCATCATCGGCGCCAAGGACCACGCGTCCATCCAGATGAACGTGGCCGAG GTTGACAAGGTGACAGGAAGGTTCAACGGTCAGTTTAAAACCTATGCTATCTGCGGGGCCATTCGCAGGATG GAATTTCTGAGACTGGAGAGGATCATGGATGTGGGATGTTTGTcataa